A genomic window from Bacteroidota bacterium includes:
- a CDS encoding D-aminoacylase, with protein MWLLALALLGQGADTLDLLLRNGRIVDGTGNPWFYGDVGIRGGKIAAIGNLAHLHARTVLDVQGQVIAPGFIDTHAHLEGSILELPTADNFVRMGITTAITGNCGGSAADIERFFRQLDSVRTSIHVASLIGHNTVRRLVMGEAARPPSAEELERMRVLVARGMRAGALGFSTGLIYTPGTFAQTDEVVALARQCAHLGGLYVSHIRDEGNQVEAAIQEAIEVGRQAGCPVQISHFKIASKRKWGDSRHTVALVAQARSEGLAVTVDQYVYPASSTGIEVLIPTWVFDGGRDSALKRLQNPTLRRRIIAEMLRSLRAQGFRDFSHAQVAYYGPDTTLNGLRISEITRRLRGRSSPRDQAEQVLDMYAASPRRVGMVYHKMSEQDVRYILTQPFTMIGADAGIIRYGVGVPHPRGYGNAARVLARYVRQEGIISLEEAVRKMTSLPAQTFGLWDRGLIRPGMVADIVVFDPDRIQDRATFERPHQYPEGIQYVIVNGVLVVKEGQHTGARPAGALRRPSAVGPELGTR; from the coding sequence ATGTGGCTGCTTGCGCTTGCCCTACTGGGACAGGGGGCGGACACGCTGGATTTGCTCTTGCGCAACGGGCGGATCGTGGACGGAACGGGCAATCCGTGGTTTTATGGCGACGTCGGAATCCGCGGCGGCAAGATAGCAGCCATAGGAAACCTGGCCCATCTGCATGCCCGCACCGTACTTGACGTACAGGGGCAGGTGATCGCGCCTGGCTTCATCGACACGCACGCCCATCTGGAGGGCAGCATCCTAGAGCTTCCCACAGCGGATAACTTCGTGCGCATGGGGATCACCACGGCCATTACGGGCAACTGCGGGGGATCGGCTGCGGACATAGAGCGCTTTTTCCGGCAACTGGACTCCGTGCGCACCTCGATTCATGTGGCCAGCTTGATCGGACACAACACGGTTCGGCGCCTCGTGATGGGGGAGGCCGCGCGCCCGCCGAGCGCCGAAGAGCTGGAGCGCATGCGCGTGCTCGTGGCCCGGGGCATGCGAGCCGGCGCCCTGGGCTTTTCTACAGGGCTCATATACACCCCCGGCACCTTCGCGCAAACCGATGAAGTGGTGGCGCTGGCGCGCCAGTGCGCCCATCTAGGCGGCCTGTACGTGAGCCACATCCGGGATGAGGGCAACCAGGTCGAAGCGGCCATCCAGGAGGCGATCGAGGTGGGCCGCCAGGCGGGATGTCCGGTGCAGATTTCGCACTTCAAAATCGCCAGCAAACGCAAATGGGGCGATAGCCGCCACACCGTGGCCCTCGTAGCACAGGCCCGCTCCGAGGGGCTGGCCGTGACGGTGGATCAGTACGTTTACCCGGCCTCCAGCACCGGAATCGAGGTGCTCATCCCCACCTGGGTCTTCGACGGGGGCCGGGACTCGGCCCTAAAGCGGCTGCAAAACCCCACGCTTCGGCGTCGCATCATCGCGGAGATGCTCCGCTCCCTGCGCGCGCAGGGTTTCCGCGATTTCTCCCATGCCCAAGTGGCCTACTACGGCCCGGATACGACGCTCAACGGGCTGCGGATCTCGGAGATCACGCGCCGCCTGCGGGGTCGATCGAGCCCTCGGGATCAAGCCGAGCAGGTCCTCGACATGTACGCGGCCAGCCCCCGCCGAGTGGGCATGGTGTATCACAAAATGAGCGAACAAGACGTCCGCTACATCTTAACCCAACCCTTTACCATGATCGGGGCCGATGCGGGGATCATCCGCTACGGCGTGGGCGTGCCCCATCCACGCGGCTACGGAAACGCCGCACGCGTGCTAGCCCGCTACGTGCGCCAAGAGGGCATCATCAGCCTGGAGGAGGCGGTTCGCAAGATGACCTCCCTGCCGGCTCAGACCTTCGGGCTCTGGGACCGAGGCCTGATCCGGCCCGGCATGGTCGCCGATATCGTGGTCTTCGACCCCGATCGGATCCAGGACCGCGCCACTTTCGAGAGGCCCCATCAATACCCGGAGGGCATACAGTACGTGATCGTAAACGGCGTGCTGGTCGTAAAGGAAGGCCAGCATACCGGTGCTCGGCCCGCAGGCGCGCTCCGGCGGCCCTCCGCCGTGGGACCCGAGCTGGGCACGCGCTAA
- a CDS encoding LysR substrate-binding domain-containing protein codes for MELRQLRYLLAVAEEGSITRAAERVYVTQPALSQQLQLLERELGVALLDRSGRRVRLTPAGELLVRGARRALRELEEARSAIRELVGLERGELAVGAVQTVNAYLIPSALARFWTRHPKVRLRVRELSADEIERAVIDGQLDLGLSFVPPHLAGLEVEPLFVEELVLFVRPGHPLAGRAQVRLCELDGVPLALLPPSFCTRRLWDRCAAEADLKPVVAAELNTIDGLLRLAHRVDLATALPQLARHNPLAEGLRTVRLVDPTPRRTVGGLFRKGRYVCAISASFWRMLREEVQAWASGEGAAGVCPALNAVCP; via the coding sequence ATGGAACTACGCCAGCTACGCTATCTGCTTGCCGTGGCGGAGGAGGGTTCGATTACGCGCGCGGCGGAGCGGGTTTACGTGACGCAGCCGGCCTTGTCGCAGCAGCTTCAGCTGCTAGAGCGGGAGTTGGGGGTGGCGCTCCTGGACCGCTCAGGTCGGCGGGTGCGCTTGACGCCGGCCGGAGAGCTGCTGGTGCGCGGCGCGCGGCGCGCGTTGCGGGAGCTAGAGGAGGCCCGATCGGCCATTCGGGAGCTTGTGGGCTTGGAGCGGGGGGAGCTCGCCGTAGGGGCTGTGCAGACGGTAAACGCCTACCTGATCCCCTCCGCGCTAGCGCGTTTTTGGACGCGGCATCCCAAGGTGCGCCTTCGGGTCCGCGAGCTATCCGCCGACGAGATCGAGCGAGCCGTAATCGACGGACAGCTGGATTTGGGGCTTTCCTTTGTGCCTCCTCATCTTGCGGGCCTGGAGGTGGAGCCCCTGTTTGTGGAGGAGCTCGTGCTCTTTGTGCGTCCCGGCCATCCCTTGGCCGGGCGAGCGCAGGTGCGCTTATGTGAGCTTGACGGGGTGCCGCTTGCGCTTTTGCCGCCGTCGTTTTGCACGCGCCGGCTCTGGGATCGCTGCGCGGCCGAGGCGGACCTAAAGCCTGTGGTCGCAGCCGAGCTCAACACGATCGATGGGCTTTTGCGGCTTGCCCATCGAGTGGATCTGGCTACGGCTTTGCCGCAGTTAGCTCGGCATAACCCCCTTGCTGAGGGTTTGCGTACCGTTCGGCTTGTGGATCCCACTCCGCGGCGCACTGTGGGCGGCCTTTTCCGTAAGGGGCGCTACGTGTGCGCGATCAGCGCAAGCTTCTGGCGGATGCTGCGCGAGGAGGTTCAGGCCTGGGCCTCCGGGGAGGGTGCGGCTGGAGTCTGCCCCGCGCTCAATGCAGTCTGTCCGTAG
- a CDS encoding endonuclease III, with amino-acid sequence MDRIATLLERLEARYGRPVWRPRMGVLEELVHCILSQHTSDANSFRAFEALRRAYPTWEAVLQAPEEELAAVIRSGGLARQKAKRIQAVLARIREDQPDLRLERRLAGLSDAEARAYLMALPGIGPKCAAIVLCFALGRPVLPVDTHVFRVSWRLGLIEERLGPDRAHEALQGQLRPELVYRFHVALIRHGRAMCKAQRPRCADCPLLALCSYGQTALSAGQTPAAPSPEAQA; translated from the coding sequence ATGGATCGCATCGCAACGTTGCTTGAGCGTCTGGAGGCGCGTTACGGGCGCCCCGTGTGGCGGCCCCGTATGGGGGTCCTGGAGGAGCTAGTACATTGCATCCTCTCGCAACACACCTCGGATGCGAACTCCTTTCGCGCCTTCGAGGCCCTGCGACGCGCATATCCGACTTGGGAGGCCGTTTTGCAGGCCCCTGAGGAAGAGCTCGCAGCCGTGATCCGATCCGGGGGGTTGGCCCGCCAGAAGGCCAAGCGAATTCAGGCGGTCTTGGCGCGCATTCGCGAAGACCAGCCCGATCTGCGGCTGGAGCGCAGGCTAGCGGGCCTTTCAGACGCCGAGGCTCGGGCCTACTTGATGGCCCTTCCGGGCATCGGGCCCAAATGCGCGGCCATCGTGCTTTGCTTCGCGCTGGGCCGGCCTGTGCTGCCCGTTGATACGCACGTATTTCGGGTCTCCTGGCGCCTAGGGCTTATTGAGGAGCGCCTGGGCCCGGATCGCGCACATGAGGCCCTGCAGGGGCAGCTCCGGCCGGAGCTCGTGTACCGATTTCATGTGGCCCTTATTCGACATGGCCGCGCCATGTGCAAGGCGCAGCGGCCTCGCTGCGCCGACTGTCCCCTGCTAGCGCTTTGCTCCTACGGACAGACTGCATTGAGCGCGGGGCAGACTCCAGCCGCACCCTCCCCGGAGGCCCAGGCCTGA
- a CDS encoding GNAT family N-acetyltransferase: MAVRLARAKDIPTLVRFFEALHREQQPYDARAQPVPGAAKLFERELQEGLQGPYRALWLALEAEEPVGFLHGLLVRRPPVWGEALMGFIQELYVEPAHRRRGHGRALVEAFCAWARTRGAHQVELNTLYRNPHSRAFWEALGGEPFLVTYTLPLK, translated from the coding sequence ATGGCCGTTCGGCTTGCGCGCGCAAAGGACATCCCCACGCTGGTGCGCTTCTTTGAGGCGCTTCATCGAGAGCAACAGCCTTACGATGCGCGCGCGCAGCCCGTGCCGGGCGCGGCGAAGCTTTTTGAGCGGGAGTTGCAGGAGGGCCTGCAGGGCCCCTATCGGGCCCTCTGGCTGGCGCTTGAGGCCGAAGAGCCGGTGGGGTTTCTGCATGGCCTTCTCGTGCGTCGGCCTCCGGTCTGGGGGGAGGCGCTTATGGGCTTTATTCAGGAGCTGTATGTGGAGCCCGCGCACCGGCGCCGGGGCCACGGCAGGGCCCTCGTGGAGGCCTTCTGCGCCTGGGCACGCACCCGCGGGGCACATCAAGTGGAACTCAACACGCTTTACCGCAACCCTCATTCCCGAGCCTTTTGGGAGGCCTTGGGGGGAGAGCCGTTTCTTGTAACATACACCCTGCCACTTAAGTAG
- a CDS encoding TonB-dependent receptor: protein MCWGLLLSAVLGAEPDTTADTVRIRAVLPELVISAPRWPVERWGAPAAVYAVEVRQRGQAGALRSLGELLEGLPGLMAFNFFNAAQDVRLAVRGLGARAAFGIRGLQVWVDGLPLTLPDGQTAIEHVDPAEVRRLELLRGPAAALYGNASGGVLALETAPRDSDPSVELDASWGAYGWRRLGMRAWTKGPGMRLGASAAYGRSKGHRAGSAWERYLVSAWTEVQSGPRHRWTLRVGLLDTPWAGDPGGLSRAQAAADPWGGDLSAVRFRTGESVGQLMGSARYTGLWGDHGVFEAGTYALGRSFFNRLPFSTGGIVLLQRWVWGGYARYRWERLGRGDRGRRLLLGLDLSRQRDERRRFDNRSTDELGPLRLDQREEAATFGLYGLFEGRWGPWTLQVGLRRDEHPFRIRDRWLSDGDDSGRRCFRAWSATAALGRRLAGRLYAHARLGTGFDTPTFTELANPTGGGGMNAELRPQRALGGDVGLKGSWDSVLSLEVIGFYVSLWDELVPFERPEFPGRRFFRNAGRSERRGLEAAFRVGLPGGWAISAAITELEARFRRYGLAGADLRGRSVPGLPRRELYGALYRVAQDGLTVRLFVRHTGVQYADEANLERVPAQTLVGMVWGARWRVGSFRINPFGEVHNLFDVAHYANVRPNAAGGRYYEPGPGRHLVVGLRLEG, encoded by the coding sequence ATGTGCTGGGGGTTGCTGTTGAGCGCTGTTCTAGGGGCGGAGCCGGATACCACGGCGGACACGGTTCGGATCCGAGCCGTGCTTCCTGAGCTGGTCATCAGCGCGCCCCGATGGCCCGTGGAGCGTTGGGGCGCGCCGGCCGCCGTGTACGCGGTCGAGGTGCGGCAGCGGGGGCAGGCGGGGGCCCTGCGTTCGCTTGGGGAGCTTCTGGAGGGGCTTCCGGGGCTGATGGCGTTTAACTTTTTCAACGCCGCCCAGGACGTCCGATTGGCCGTGCGCGGCCTGGGCGCTCGGGCGGCCTTCGGCATCCGGGGCCTGCAGGTCTGGGTTGATGGGCTGCCCCTGACGCTGCCGGATGGGCAGACGGCTATCGAACACGTTGATCCGGCCGAGGTGCGCCGCTTGGAGCTCCTGCGCGGCCCCGCAGCGGCCCTCTACGGGAACGCCTCCGGCGGGGTGCTCGCGCTCGAGACGGCCCCCCGGGATTCGGATCCTTCCGTGGAGCTAGACGCTTCTTGGGGGGCCTACGGGTGGAGGCGGCTTGGGATGCGGGCCTGGACCAAGGGCCCGGGGATGCGCCTGGGCGCCTCCGCCGCCTACGGGCGCAGCAAAGGGCATCGCGCCGGAAGCGCATGGGAGCGTTACCTAGTCTCGGCTTGGACGGAGGTGCAATCGGGCCCCCGGCATCGGTGGACGCTTCGCGTGGGGCTGCTCGATACCCCTTGGGCCGGAGATCCCGGAGGGCTTAGCCGGGCGCAGGCCGCAGCCGATCCCTGGGGGGGCGATCTCAGCGCCGTGCGCTTTCGAACCGGGGAGTCGGTGGGGCAACTAATGGGCTCGGCCCGCTATACGGGCCTGTGGGGCGATCACGGGGTCTTCGAAGCGGGGACCTACGCGCTGGGTCGTAGCTTCTTCAACCGGCTGCCCTTTAGCACGGGCGGGATCGTCCTGCTGCAGCGCTGGGTTTGGGGCGGATATGCGCGCTACCGCTGGGAGCGCTTGGGACGAGGCGATCGGGGCCGGCGGTTGCTTCTGGGCTTGGACTTGAGCCGGCAGCGCGACGAGCGGCGGCGCTTCGACAACCGCTCCACAGACGAGCTGGGGCCTCTGCGGCTGGACCAACGCGAGGAGGCCGCCACGTTTGGGCTGTACGGGCTTTTTGAGGGGCGGTGGGGGCCATGGACGCTTCAGGTGGGGCTGCGCCGAGACGAGCATCCTTTTCGGATCCGGGACCGCTGGCTGTCCGATGGGGACGACTCCGGCAGGCGGTGTTTCCGGGCCTGGAGCGCGACGGCCGCTCTGGGGCGCCGGCTTGCGGGGCGCCTGTATGCCCACGCGCGGCTGGGCACGGGCTTCGACACCCCCACGTTTACTGAGCTGGCCAACCCCACGGGGGGCGGAGGCATGAACGCCGAGCTGCGGCCCCAGCGCGCTTTAGGTGGGGATGTGGGCCTGAAAGGCTCTTGGGACTCCGTTCTGAGCCTAGAGGTGATCGGCTTTTACGTGTCCCTGTGGGATGAGCTAGTGCCCTTTGAGCGGCCCGAGTTCCCGGGAAGGCGCTTCTTCCGCAACGCCGGGCGATCCGAGCGCCGGGGCCTGGAGGCCGCCTTTCGGGTGGGACTTCCAGGCGGATGGGCGATCTCGGCCGCGATCACCGAACTAGAGGCCCGGTTTCGGCGCTATGGGCTCGCGGGAGCCGATCTGCGGGGTCGCTCGGTGCCGGGTCTTCCTCGACGGGAGCTTTACGGGGCGCTGTATCGGGTGGCTCAAGACGGTCTTACGGTCCGTCTTTTTGTGCGGCACACCGGTGTGCAGTACGCAGACGAGGCCAATCTGGAGCGCGTTCCGGCTCAGACCTTGGTGGGGATGGTTTGGGGGGCGCGCTGGCGGGTCGGCTCGTTCAGGATCAACCCGTTTGGAGAGGTGCACAACCTTTTCGATGTGGCCCATTACGCAAACGTGCGCCCCAACGCCGCCGGTGGGCGCTACTACGAACCCGGACCAGGCCGGCATCTCGTAGTGGGGCTGCGGCTAGAAGGATAG
- the nth gene encoding endonuclease III, translating into MTPRKGAAAIEGIRSRLRDLYPEATTELLWESPFQLLIATILAAQATDRKVNEITPLLFARYPGPEALAKADPEQVEAIVRPLGYYRQKARAIIAVSQKLLERYGGQVPRSMAELVALPGVGRKTAAVVLGTAYGIQEGIAVDTHVSRVAQRLGLSRHRQPERIEADLLRLVPQPEWSWFGHALTLHGRYTCTARKPRCTACALEPYCEQNGL; encoded by the coding sequence ATGACCCCCCGCAAGGGTGCCGCGGCCATAGAGGGGATCCGATCCCGGCTTCGGGACCTCTATCCCGAGGCCACCACGGAGCTACTTTGGGAGAGCCCGTTTCAGCTTCTGATAGCGACCATTTTGGCCGCACAGGCCACGGATCGGAAGGTGAACGAGATCACGCCCCTGCTTTTCGCCCGCTACCCTGGGCCGGAGGCCCTGGCCAAGGCCGATCCCGAGCAGGTGGAGGCCATCGTGCGGCCGCTGGGGTACTACAGGCAGAAGGCGCGCGCCATCATCGCCGTTTCCCAGAAGCTCTTGGAGCGCTATGGCGGGCAGGTGCCCCGAAGCATGGCCGAACTGGTGGCCCTGCCGGGTGTGGGACGCAAAACGGCCGCCGTCGTGCTGGGCACGGCTTACGGGATACAGGAGGGGATAGCGGTGGACACCCACGTAAGCCGCGTCGCTCAGCGTTTGGGCCTTTCTCGGCACCGGCAGCCGGAGCGGATCGAGGCCGATCTGCTGCGCCTTGTGCCGCAGCCGGAGTGGAGCTGGTTCGGGCACGCCCTCACCCTGCATGGGCGCTATACGTGCACCGCACGCAAACCGCGTTGCACAGCCTGCGCCTTGGAGCCCTACTGCGAGCAAAACGGGCTTTAG
- a CDS encoding putative metal-dependent hydrolase — MSETLWDARRYPIGPFRYAPPASREERRERIEELAAFPAMLGRTLQRVSKSDWARSYRSGGWTVRQLVHHLADSHLNAFVRFKLALTAEQPQITPIEEARWAELADVTQVDPWVSVRLLEALHIRWVSLLRAMAEEDFSRTYWHPAQGRAVTLEEALALYDWHGRHHLAHIELALEGLL, encoded by the coding sequence ATGTCCGAAACGCTCTGGGATGCGCGTCGCTACCCGATCGGGCCTTTTCGGTATGCGCCCCCCGCGAGCCGAGAGGAACGGCGCGAGCGCATAGAGGAGCTGGCCGCTTTTCCCGCTATGCTCGGGAGAACGCTGCAGCGGGTCTCCAAATCCGACTGGGCCCGTTCATACCGGAGCGGGGGATGGACGGTGCGCCAGCTGGTGCATCATCTGGCCGATAGCCACCTGAACGCCTTTGTGCGTTTTAAACTTGCTCTCACAGCCGAACAGCCGCAAATCACCCCTATTGAGGAGGCCCGTTGGGCGGAGCTAGCCGATGTGACCCAAGTCGACCCATGGGTTTCGGTGCGCCTTCTGGAGGCCCTGCATATCCGCTGGGTGTCTTTGCTGCGGGCGATGGCAGAAGAGGACTTTTCCCGCACCTACTGGCATCCGGCCCAGGGGCGCGCTGTGACGCTCGAAGAGGCCTTGGCGCTGTACGATTGGCATGGTCGACATCATCTGGCTCATATTGAGCTCGCATTGGAGGGCCTCTTATGA
- a CDS encoding protoglobin domain-containing protein, giving the protein MELEAIPGYTYGTAEVARSPLTDEEFAQLKAALLWSEEDVRYLHLAGEVLRDQVEAVLDVWYGFVGSHPHLLYYFVGLDGKPIEAYLERVRKRFGRWILDTCFRPYDRAWLDYQQEIGLRHHRSKKNQTDGVEAPAYVPLRYLIAFIAPIALTIKPFLAKRGHGPEEVEKMHAAWLKAVVLQVALWSRPYAREEDY; this is encoded by the coding sequence ATGGAGCTTGAAGCGATTCCGGGCTACACGTACGGAACGGCCGAGGTGGCGCGATCGCCGCTAACGGATGAGGAGTTCGCTCAGCTCAAGGCGGCCTTGCTTTGGTCTGAGGAGGACGTTCGCTACCTGCATCTAGCAGGCGAAGTGCTGCGCGATCAGGTTGAAGCGGTGCTGGATGTCTGGTATGGTTTTGTGGGCTCCCATCCGCATTTGCTGTACTACTTCGTCGGGCTCGATGGGAAGCCGATCGAAGCCTACCTGGAGCGCGTGCGCAAGCGCTTCGGACGTTGGATCTTGGACACCTGTTTTAGACCTTATGATCGGGCTTGGCTGGACTATCAGCAGGAGATCGGGCTGCGCCATCATCGGAGCAAGAAGAACCAGACCGATGGCGTCGAGGCCCCTGCTTATGTGCCCTTGCGGTACTTGATCGCCTTCATCGCGCCCATCGCGCTCACGATCAAGCCCTTTTTGGCCAAGCGCGGCCATGGGCCCGAGGAGGTGGAGAAGATGCACGCGGCTTGGCTTAAGGCCGTCGTGTTGCAGGTGGCCTTATGGAGCCGTCCCTACGCCCGGGAGGAGGACTACTGA